A region of Pseudomonas marginalis DNA encodes the following proteins:
- a CDS encoding cbb3-type cytochrome c oxidase subunit I, translating into MSQPSYLHAQGLRSWLLTRDHKRIAVLYMLTVTFFFFAGGLAASLIRIELVTPEGDLLTADGYNRAFTLHGVIMVWFFLIPSIPSVFGNFLVPIMIGAKDMAFPRLNLFSWYLLLGGGLFTLLALLLGGVDTGWTFYTPLSTMFSNGHVVAVICGVFIAGFSSIFTGVNIIATVHTLRAPGMTWMRLPLFIWSMYATSIILVLATPVLAITLVLVAAEHLFNIGVFDPKLGGDPLLFQHLFWFYSHPAVYIMILPAMGMVSELITAAGHKRIFGYRFVAWSSVAIAVIGFLVWGHHMFVAGQSMYASLVFSLLSFLVAIPSAIKAYNWSATLYKSDLTLHAPFLFALTFIGLFIVGGVTGLFLALLAADLHAHDTYFVVAHFHYIMVGAAVAGYFGALHFWWPKMTGRLYSQLWGKITAILIFCGFNLTFFPQFLLGYLGMPRRYHSYDPDFQFLNVMSSAGASILALAYVLPFFYLLGSLRWGERAPINPWEAAGLEWRVASPPPLHNFEAPVTVDFEAYDYSPGARRDPL; encoded by the coding sequence ATGAGCCAACCCAGCTATTTGCATGCACAGGGCCTGCGGTCATGGTTGCTGACCCGCGATCACAAACGTATTGCGGTGCTGTACATGCTCACCGTGACCTTCTTTTTCTTTGCCGGCGGGCTGGCGGCGAGCCTGATCCGCATTGAACTGGTCACGCCGGAAGGGGATTTGCTCACCGCCGATGGCTACAACCGCGCGTTTACCCTGCACGGGGTGATCATGGTGTGGTTTTTCCTGATTCCGTCGATTCCGAGCGTGTTCGGCAACTTCCTGGTACCGATCATGATCGGCGCCAAAGACATGGCCTTTCCGCGCCTGAACCTGTTCAGTTGGTACTTGCTGCTGGGTGGCGGCCTGTTCACCTTGCTGGCGCTGCTGCTCGGCGGGGTGGACACCGGCTGGACCTTCTACACGCCGTTGTCGACGATGTTCAGCAACGGCCATGTGGTGGCGGTGATCTGCGGCGTATTCATTGCCGGGTTTTCGTCGATCTTCACCGGCGTCAATATCATCGCCACCGTGCATACCCTGCGCGCGCCGGGCATGACGTGGATGCGCTTGCCGCTGTTCATCTGGTCGATGTACGCCACCTCGATCATTCTGGTGCTGGCCACGCCCGTGCTGGCGATCACTTTGGTGCTGGTGGCCGCCGAACACTTGTTCAACATCGGTGTGTTCGACCCGAAACTGGGCGGCGACCCGCTGTTGTTCCAGCATCTGTTCTGGTTCTACAGCCACCCGGCGGTGTACATCATGATTCTGCCGGCCATGGGGATGGTCAGCGAGTTGATCACGGCGGCAGGGCACAAGCGCATTTTCGGCTACCGCTTTGTCGCCTGGTCCAGCGTGGCGATTGCGGTGATCGGCTTTCTAGTGTGGGGCCATCATATGTTTGTCGCCGGGCAGTCGATGTATGCCAGCCTGGTGTTCTCATTGTTGAGTTTTCTGGTGGCGATTCCGTCGGCGATCAAGGCCTATAACTGGAGTGCCACGCTGTACAAGAGCGACTTGACCCTGCATGCGCCGTTTCTGTTTGCGTTGACGTTTATCGGATTATTTATCGTCGGCGGCGTCACCGGGCTGTTCCTCGCGCTGCTGGCCGCCGACTTGCATGCCCATGACACCTATTTTGTGGTCGCGCACTTCCACTACATCATGGTCGGCGCCGCCGTGGCCGGGTATTTCGGGGCCTTGCATTTCTGGTGGCCGAAAATGACCGGCCGGCTTTACTCGCAACTGTGGGGCAAGATCACCGCGATCCTGATTTTCTGCGGCTTCAACCTGACGTTTTTCCCGCAATTCCTTTTGGGTTACCTGGGCATGCCGCGCCGCTACCACAGTTACGACCCGGACTTTCAGTTCCTCAACGTGATGTCGTCGGCCGGCGCATCGATCCTGGCGCTGGCCTACGTGTTGCCGTTTTTCTACCTGCTCGGCTCCCTGCGCTGGGGCGAGCGGGCGCCGATCAATCCCTGGGAGGCGGCCGGGCTGGAGTGGCGCGTGGCTTCGCCGCCGCCGCTGCACAACTTCGAAGCGCCGGTGACGGTGGATTTCGAGGCCTACGATTATTCCCCTGGGGCCCGCCGTGATCCGCTCTGA
- a CDS encoding cytochrome c oxidase subunit 3, with protein MIRSDERPAEPFVAWAQQSEAARLGMWLFLASEAMMFGSLIMVAWFFRLRHPGGVAEAVASLHYLLATGNTVLLLTSSLLMTLAVSEPRRVRWCLLGAAGLGVLFLGCKGVEYGLEIHEGVLPGFTDHSTWRAPSAQLFMNLYFIATALHGLHVLIAVGLALWLYSALKRDRLTPHQRAMRLEMISLYWHLVDGIWILLFPTLYLVGR; from the coding sequence GTGATCCGCTCTGACGAGAGGCCCGCCGAACCGTTCGTGGCCTGGGCCCAGCAAAGCGAGGCCGCCCGCCTGGGCATGTGGCTGTTCCTGGCCAGCGAAGCGATGATGTTCGGCAGCCTGATCATGGTGGCGTGGTTCTTTCGGCTGCGTCATCCGGGCGGGGTAGCGGAGGCCGTGGCGAGCCTGCATTACCTGTTGGCCACGGGCAATACAGTCCTGTTGTTGACCAGCAGCTTGTTGATGACCCTGGCCGTCAGCGAGCCACGCCGGGTGCGCTGGTGTCTGCTGGGTGCGGCCGGATTGGGCGTGTTGTTCCTGGGCTGCAAGGGTGTTGAATACGGCCTGGAGATCCACGAAGGCGTGCTGCCCGGCTTTACCGATCACTCAACCTGGCGGGCGCCGTCGGCGCAGCTGTTCATGAACCTGTACTTCATCGCCACGGCGCTGCACGGGTTGCATGTGTTGATCGCCGTTGGCCTGGCCCTGTGGCTGTACAGCGCGTTGAAGCGCGACCGGTTGACGCCTCACCAGCGCGCGATGCGCCTGGAAATGATCAGCCTGTATTGGCACCTGGTGGACGGGATCTGGATCCTGTTGTTTCCCACTCTCTACCTGGTGGGGCGTTGA
- a CDS encoding FdhF/YdeP family oxidoreductase, whose product MLIYPKSHFQPYTNACGGWGSAKSVMQILWREQALAKAPAALFKQNKPDGFACVSCAWAKPGHPHALEFCENGAKATAWELTSLKTDPAFFAEHSLSDLRTWPDYALEQHGRLTHPLRYDPDTDHYRETSWEEAYREIGAQLKAMDPDSVVFYASGRASLESSFMYQLFARAYGTNNLPDSSNMCHESTSVGLQESIGVPVGTVTLADFEHTDCLFFFGQNVGSNSPRMLHQLQDVRRRDVPIITFNPLRERGLERFVNPQSPTEMLTPDSTLISTQYHQVAIGGDTAAITGIAKALLEMDDLATEQGSPAVIDHDFIASHTDGFETFTTYVRGCAWPQLEHQSGLTRGALEAAATVYAHSQRVMFVYGMGLTQHRHGVANVQMLINLMLLRGNIGKAGAGICPVRGHSNVQGQRTVGITEDPKKVPAELIEQHFGFKVPEKMGVCTVDACEGILSGQVRGFVGLGGNFLRAIPDTSRMEPAWQGLHLNVQVATKLNRTHLLPARHQWLLPCLGRIEIDRQNGVAQTYTTEDSTGCIHSWRGSSEPVGPHVRAEASIVAGLAMATLSHPCNIDWQAWSTDYAKVRTAIGQIYPQIFHDMESRMTEPGGFHRPIAAAQRKWLTPSGKAQFVKPVTLAEDDDVNLAQPARDVLQLMTLRSNDQFNTTIYGYDDRFRGVSGTREVIFMHCNDIVRLGFTPGAQVMLTTAIEPEVKRQVGPFEIIAYDIPEGCAAAYYPECNPLVPLWHHAERSKVPAAKSVPVRLSASPTHPG is encoded by the coding sequence ATGCTTATCTACCCCAAAAGCCATTTCCAGCCTTATACCAATGCCTGCGGCGGTTGGGGTTCGGCCAAGTCGGTGATGCAGATCCTGTGGCGCGAACAAGCGCTGGCCAAGGCGCCCGCCGCGCTGTTCAAACAGAACAAGCCCGACGGGTTTGCCTGCGTCAGTTGCGCCTGGGCCAAGCCCGGCCATCCCCATGCGCTGGAGTTCTGTGAGAACGGCGCCAAGGCCACCGCCTGGGAACTGACGTCCCTCAAGACAGACCCGGCGTTCTTTGCCGAGCACAGCCTCAGCGACCTGCGTACCTGGCCCGACTATGCGCTGGAGCAGCATGGCCGCCTGACCCACCCGCTACGCTACGACCCCGACACTGATCATTACCGGGAAACCTCCTGGGAAGAGGCCTACCGTGAAATCGGCGCCCAACTCAAGGCCATGGACCCTGACAGCGTTGTGTTCTATGCCTCCGGGCGGGCGTCGCTGGAAAGCTCGTTTATGTACCAGTTGTTCGCGCGCGCCTACGGCACCAACAACCTGCCCGACAGCTCCAACATGTGCCACGAAAGTACCTCGGTAGGGTTGCAGGAAAGCATCGGCGTGCCGGTAGGCACCGTGACCCTGGCAGACTTCGAGCACACCGATTGCCTGTTTTTCTTTGGCCAGAACGTTGGCAGCAATAGCCCGCGCATGCTGCATCAACTGCAGGACGTGCGTCGACGCGATGTGCCCATCATCACCTTCAACCCCCTGCGCGAGCGCGGCCTGGAGCGTTTCGTCAACCCGCAGTCCCCCACGGAAATGCTTACGCCCGACTCGACCTTGATCAGCACCCAGTACCATCAGGTGGCAATCGGCGGTGATACGGCAGCGATCACCGGTATTGCCAAGGCGTTGCTGGAAATGGATGACCTCGCCACCGAACAAGGCAGCCCGGCCGTAATCGATCATGACTTCATCGCCAGCCACACCGACGGCTTCGAAACCTTCACCACCTATGTCCGTGGCTGTGCCTGGCCACAGTTGGAGCACCAGAGCGGGCTGACGCGCGGCGCACTGGAAGCCGCCGCGACCGTGTATGCCCACAGCCAACGCGTGATGTTCGTCTACGGCATGGGGTTGACCCAGCATCGACACGGCGTGGCCAACGTGCAGATGCTGATCAACCTGATGCTGCTGCGCGGCAATATCGGCAAGGCCGGTGCCGGGATCTGTCCGGTACGCGGCCACTCCAACGTGCAAGGGCAGCGCACGGTGGGCATTACCGAAGACCCGAAAAAAGTACCGGCGGAGTTGATCGAGCAGCACTTCGGCTTCAAGGTGCCAGAGAAAATGGGCGTCTGCACGGTGGATGCGTGCGAAGGGATTCTCAGCGGCCAGGTGCGCGGTTTTGTCGGCCTGGGGGGCAACTTTCTACGGGCAATTCCGGACACCTCGCGCATGGAGCCCGCCTGGCAAGGGTTGCACCTGAACGTACAGGTCGCCACCAAACTCAACCGCACGCACTTGCTGCCAGCGCGTCACCAGTGGCTGCTGCCATGCCTGGGTCGCATCGAAATAGACCGGCAAAATGGCGTGGCGCAAACCTACACCACAGAAGACAGCACCGGCTGCATCCACAGCTGGCGTGGCAGCAGCGAGCCGGTCGGCCCTCATGTGCGCGCCGAAGCCAGCATCGTCGCCGGCCTGGCCATGGCCACCCTCTCCCACCCCTGCAACATCGATTGGCAGGCCTGGAGCACCGACTACGCCAAGGTCCGCACGGCCATCGGGCAGATCTACCCGCAGATATTTCACGACATGGAAAGCCGTATGACCGAGCCTGGCGGCTTCCATCGCCCGATTGCCGCCGCGCAGCGCAAGTGGCTGACCCCGAGCGGCAAGGCGCAGTTCGTCAAGCCCGTGACCCTGGCCGAAGATGACGACGTGAACCTTGCACAACCGGCACGGGATGTCCTGCAACTGATGACGCTGCGCAGCAACGATCAGTTCAACACCACCATTTACGGTTATGACGATCGCTTTCGCGGGGTCAGCGGCACGCGCGAGGTGATTTTCATGCACTGCAACGACATCGTGCGCCTGGGCTTCACGCCCGGCGCGCAGGTAATGTTGACCACTGCCATCGAACCGGAGGTCAAGCGCCAGGTCGGGCCATTCGAAATCATCGCCTACGACATTCCCGAAGGCTGCGCCGCCGCGTATTACCCCGAATGCAACCCGCTGGTGCCACTCTGGCACCACGCTGAACGCAGCAAGGTGCCGGCCGCCAAATCGGTGCCGGTGCGGCTCAGCGCGTCGCCGACTCACCCAGGATGA
- a CDS encoding NADP-dependent oxidoreductase: protein MKAIRIEQFGGPEVMRFCDVEVPEPLAGEVLVKNFFVGINPVDYKIREGQYPEVKQDKLPLTLGREVAGLVEKVGQGVSDFKKGDRVFAMIGADGGYAEYSRVPAVHLARIPHALDWPVAAGVPLAGHTAWQALVEHGQIEQGQKVLIHGGTGGVGHLAVQFAKVKGAEVYATASTDSLPFLRELGADRAIDYKTERFEDICKEFDLVIDLIGGDTQARSWQVLGEGGRLVSTLTMPDASHPQAAGKTGARFTAAPRGEELTEIAGLIEAGNVQVYIAKVFELEAAVQALDYLANEHVHGKVVLHISD from the coding sequence ATGAAAGCAATCAGGATTGAGCAGTTTGGCGGCCCCGAGGTCATGCGGTTTTGTGACGTCGAGGTGCCGGAGCCTCTGGCAGGCGAGGTGCTGGTCAAGAATTTTTTCGTGGGCATCAACCCTGTGGACTACAAGATTCGTGAAGGCCAATACCCGGAGGTCAAGCAGGACAAACTCCCGCTGACCCTCGGCCGTGAAGTCGCCGGCCTGGTAGAAAAAGTCGGGCAGGGCGTCAGCGATTTCAAGAAGGGCGATCGGGTGTTTGCGATGATTGGCGCCGACGGTGGCTATGCCGAGTATTCGCGGGTACCGGCGGTGCATCTGGCGCGTATTCCTCATGCGTTGGATTGGCCGGTCGCGGCTGGCGTACCGTTGGCGGGCCATACCGCTTGGCAGGCCCTGGTGGAGCACGGACAGATCGAGCAGGGGCAGAAGGTCCTGATCCATGGCGGGACCGGCGGAGTGGGCCACTTGGCCGTGCAGTTTGCCAAGGTCAAGGGTGCCGAGGTATACGCCACCGCGTCCACGGACAGCCTGCCGTTCTTGCGCGAGCTGGGGGCAGACCGCGCGATCGACTACAAGACCGAGCGTTTTGAGGACATTTGCAAGGAGTTTGACCTGGTGATTGATTTGATCGGCGGCGACACCCAGGCGCGTTCGTGGCAAGTGCTGGGGGAGGGGGGCCGACTGGTGTCGACCTTGACGATGCCCGACGCCAGCCATCCGCAGGCAGCCGGCAAGACCGGCGCACGGTTTACCGCGGCGCCACGTGGCGAGGAGCTGACAGAGATCGCCGGATTGATCGAGGCCGGTAATGTGCAGGTCTACATCGCCAAGGTTTTCGAGTTGGAGGCCGCGGTGCAGGCGCTGGATTATCTGGCCAATGAGCATGTACATGGCAAGGTCGTGCTGCATATCAGTGATTGA
- a CDS encoding DUF6555 family protein: protein MKDNNLFTIEYQLHGEPKSFIVRASQMNNAEAWHWASCDAGVAVIPKFGQHTLKRVSKPMAEKYGITHVSWSAATQVQWAEGLA, encoded by the coding sequence ATGAAAGATAACAATCTATTTACCATCGAGTATCAGCTTCACGGTGAACCGAAGTCCTTCATCGTGCGCGCGTCGCAAATGAACAATGCCGAGGCTTGGCATTGGGCCAGCTGCGATGCAGGTGTCGCCGTCATACCCAAATTTGGCCAACACACCCTCAAGCGCGTCTCTAAACCCATGGCGGAAAAATACGGCATTACCCATGTAAGCTGGAGCGCCGCGACGCAGGTACAGTGGGCGGAGGGTCTCGCATGA
- a CDS encoding SDR family oxidoreductase: MIDSATGMNPGERYAVESLERTRSFCGFFLDGKYYLGPELLTAVGWLEGQTFIYDELDALGDPVFPDRVAGTIENLTLVLADGARLKLHPIPVHVPEDLPARAPVMGKNNGQLHGKTVVITGASSGIGRAAAHAFAEQSTRLVLAARDEKALAEVVEECAVRGAQAIAVKTDVTHGDQMRALAEKAAAFGNGRIDIWINNAGVGAVGSFENTPLEAHEQVLQTDLLGYLRGAHVAWPYFKAQKSGILINTLSLGSWVAQPFAAAYSASKYGLRGLTEALRGELVGYPNIHVCDIYPAVMDTPGFRDGANFTGHALTPPPPVYDPRQVARAMVACALQPRNSTTVGTAAAIARVAHFLLPAFPQVSGWLTRTALQRAPHSATSSGNLFGPASGERRIEGGWRQTRRTPYWLVAASAALLLGGVVIARKHSTNNKPHN, from the coding sequence ATGATTGATTCAGCAACCGGAATGAATCCTGGCGAACGATACGCAGTGGAGAGCCTGGAGCGAACAAGGAGCTTTTGCGGTTTTTTCCTGGATGGAAAATATTACCTGGGTCCCGAACTCTTGACGGCTGTCGGGTGGCTTGAGGGCCAGACATTTATTTACGACGAGCTCGACGCCTTAGGCGACCCGGTATTCCCCGACCGTGTCGCTGGCACGATTGAAAACCTTACCCTCGTGCTGGCCGACGGTGCCCGTTTGAAACTCCATCCGATACCTGTTCATGTGCCCGAGGATTTGCCTGCACGCGCGCCTGTAATGGGAAAAAACAATGGCCAGTTACACGGCAAAACGGTGGTGATCACCGGCGCCTCAAGCGGCATAGGTCGTGCTGCTGCTCACGCATTTGCAGAACAAAGTACCCGGTTAGTCTTGGCGGCTCGTGATGAAAAGGCGCTGGCAGAAGTGGTCGAGGAATGTGCTGTACGCGGCGCGCAGGCGATCGCCGTTAAGACCGATGTGACACATGGCGACCAAATGCGCGCGCTGGCGGAAAAGGCTGCAGCCTTCGGAAATGGCCGCATCGATATCTGGATCAATAACGCCGGTGTAGGGGCCGTCGGAAGCTTCGAAAACACGCCTTTGGAAGCACACGAACAAGTACTGCAAACAGACCTGCTCGGTTACCTGCGTGGCGCCCACGTGGCGTGGCCCTATTTCAAAGCCCAGAAAAGCGGGATTCTGATCAATACACTCTCGCTGGGAAGCTGGGTCGCCCAGCCTTTTGCCGCCGCGTATTCAGCCAGTAAATACGGTCTGCGTGGCTTGACCGAAGCACTGCGCGGCGAATTGGTCGGCTACCCGAATATTCATGTGTGCGACATCTATCCCGCCGTGATGGATACACCGGGCTTTCGCGATGGCGCAAATTTTACCGGCCATGCATTGACGCCGCCGCCACCGGTCTATGATCCGCGTCAGGTGGCGCGGGCGATGGTCGCTTGCGCGCTGCAACCGAGGAACAGCACCACTGTCGGTACCGCCGCAGCCATCGCTCGAGTCGCGCATTTTTTGCTGCCCGCCTTTCCCCAGGTATCCGGCTGGCTCACCCGCACCGCCCTGCAACGGGCACCCCACTCAGCGACTTCGTCGGGCAACCTGTTTGGACCCGCCAGCGGTGAGCGCCGCATTGAAGGCGGGTGGCGGCAAACACGCCGTACACCGTATTGGTTGGTTGCAGCAAGCGCAGCGTTGTTACTCGGCGGTGTGGTCATTGCGCGCAAGCATTCAACAAACAACAAGCCGCATAACTGA